One Rhododendron vialii isolate Sample 1 chromosome 2a, ASM3025357v1 genomic region harbors:
- the LOC131314823 gene encoding uncharacterized protein LOC131314823, with amino-acid sequence MKVKDSEKLGWGQVHRTPSAAAAIAAAAAAQQNRSLPKFMVWLTLFVSVTYAVYTIHLLSYSSSAASRHRCSSADDGDPLSAFRRHTRLSLPQSHNFPSDTARPEFEKPGRTRSELQRTELRHIVFGIAASAKLWEQRKNYIKLWWEPNRTRGVAWLDKPVETRRGEPLPVIKTSSNTSRFAYTNRQGHRSAIRISRIVSETFRLGLDRDREGEEIRWFVMGDDDTVFVTENLVRVLRKYDWKGYWYVGSLSESHLQNIYFSYSMAFGGGGFAISYPLAKAIEGMQDKCVQRYPGLFASDDRMQACMAELGVPLTKEVGFHQYDVYGNLFGLLAAHPVAPLVSMHHLDVVEPIFPNVTRLEALQRLKIPMELDSAGLMQQSICYDSAKKWTVSVSWGFAVQVFRGILSPREIEMPSRTFLNWYRRADYTAYAFNTRPVSRNVCQKPFVFYLSKARLDSLTNHTVSEYLRHRVPHPPCRWKMPDPDDLARVEVFKKPDPNLWDRSPRRNCCRVLSSKGRNMVVDVGVCREGEISEVLSS; translated from the exons ATGAAAGTGAAGGATTCGGAGAAGCTGGGGTGGGGCCAGGTCCACCGCACCCCCTCGGCCGCGGCCGCCATTGCTGCCGCCGCCGCGGCGCAGCAGAATCGGTCCCTGCCCAAGTTCATGGTCTGGCTCACCCTCTTCGTCTCCGTCACCTACGCCGTCTACACCATCCACCTCCTCTCCTactcctcctccgccgcctcCCGCCACCGCTGCTCCTCCGCCGACGACGGTGATCCCCTCTCCGCCTTCCGCCGCCATACCCGCCTCTCCTTACCCCAATCTCATAATTTCCCGTCGGACACGGCCCGACCCGAATTCGAGAAACCGGGGCGAACCCGGTCCGAATTGCAGAGGACGGAGCTGAGGCACATCGTGTTTGGCATTGCGGCGTCGGCCAAGCTGTGGGAGCAGAGGAAGAACTACATAAAGCTGTGGTGGGAGCCGAACCGGACCCGCGGCGTCGCCTGGCTGGACAAGCCGGTCGAAACCCGGCGGGGCGAACCCCTGCCCGTAATCAAAACCTCCTCGAACACCTCCCGGTTCGCGTACACGAACCGGCAGGGGCACCGGTCAGCGATCCGGATCTCCCGGATCGTCTCGGAGACGTTCCGGCTGGGTCTGGACAGAGACCGGGAGGGGGAGGAGATCCGGTGGTTCGTGATGGGGGACGACGACACCGTCTTCGTGACGGAGAATCTCGTGAGGGTCTTGAGGAAGTACGACTGGAAGGGGTACTGGTACGTCGGAAGCCTGTCGGAGAGCCACCTGCAGAACATTTATTTCTCGTACAGCATGGCGTTCGGAGGCGGCGGGTTCGCGATCAGCTACCCGCTGGCGAAGGCGATCGAGGGGATGCAGGACAAGTGCGTGCAGAGGTATCCGGGGCTGTTCGCCTCCGACGACCGGATGCAGGCTTGCATGGCGGAGCTCGGCGTTCCGCTCACTAAAGAAGTCGGCTTCCACCAG TATGACGTTTATGGGAACCTATTTGGGCTGCTTGCAGCTCACCCGGTGGCACCGTTGGTGTCAATGCACCACCTGGACGTGGTCGAGCCTATTTTCCCTAACGTGACACGGTTAGAAGCCCTACAACGACTCAAAATTCCGATGGAGCTCGACTCAGCCGGTCTCATGCAACAATCAATTTGCTACGATAGTGCAAAGAAGTGGACCGTCTCCGTGTCGTGGGGCTTTGCAGTCCAAGTGTTCCGCGGCATCTTATCCCCTAGGGAAATAGAGATGCCCTCAAGGACATTCTTGAATTGGTATAGGAGAGCTGATTACACGGCGTATGCTTTCAACACGCGTCCTGTCAGCCGGAATGTTTGTCAGAAGCCCTTTGTCTTCTATTTGTCGAAGGCGAGATTGGATTCTTTGACGAATCACACGGTGAGCGAGTACTTAAGACATCGAGTGCCTCATCCACCGTGCAGATGGAAGATGCCTGATCCGGATGATCTTGCGAGAGttgaagttttcaaaaaaccgGACCCTAACTTATGGGATAGG TCTCCGCGGAGAAACTGTTGCAGAGTCCTCAGCTCAAAGGGAAGAAACATGGTGGTGGATGTGGGTGTATGTAGGGAAGGTGAGATCAGCGAAGTATTGTCGTCATAA